The Triticum aestivum cultivar Chinese Spring chromosome 3A, IWGSC CS RefSeq v2.1, whole genome shotgun sequence genome includes a region encoding these proteins:
- the LOC123058580 gene encoding uncharacterized protein, which translates to MSLGRPSRGNAAAGGGSGDDRAAAPLGNIWPRSFALRDRRGQSGGGGGPALPGALVLGGFPRHDLPAPPDGPDLNAVVAPPVSQVAPAPARPSQACVQKLRARVHTLETAFSDADRILRDIQGEIQQMREEGHEKDRQIRSIVEDSEKERQTRHIRIKQFDHDKELMRGTLQGYKEKLKKSSDAFLEYKKMCEGSGVSSSGVVADEQNRILMMRQKYAEDINALQRDVCLSFAACAKEITMLATWTAYLNNELQRLNDYIQIPDLNNGGPQL; encoded by the coding sequence ATGTCTCTCGGCAGGCCCAGCCGCGGCAATGCCGCCGCAGGCGGCGGTAGCGGCGATGATCGAGCCGCTGCGCCGCTCGGCAACATCTGGCCCCGGAGCTTCGCGCTGCGCGACCGGCGGGGCCaatccggcggtggcggcggtccgGCGCTGCCCGGCGCCCTCGTCCTCGGGGGCTTCCCGCGGCACGACCTCCCCGCCCCACCCGACGGGCCCGACCTCAACGCCGTCGTCGCGCCGCCGGTGAGCCAAGTTGCCCCAGCCCCAGCTCGTCCTTCCCAGGCCTGTGTACAAAAACTCCGAGCTCGTGTCCATACCCTGGAGACTGCATTTTCTGACGCCGATAGGATTTTAAGGGATATTCAAGGTGAAATACAACAGATGAGGGAGGAGGGGCATGAGAAAGACAGGCAAATCCGATCTATCGTTGAAGATTCAGAGAAGGAACGTCAGACAAGGCACATTAGAATCAAGCAATTCGACCATGATAAAGAGCTGATGCGTGGCACCCTTCAGGGATACAAAGAAAAACTTAAGAAGTCTTCTGATGCATTTCTGGAGTATAAGAAGATGTGTGAAGGAAGTGGCGTGTCATCTTCGGGTGTTGTGGCTGATGAGCAAAATCGTATTCTTATGATGCGGCAGAAGTACGCAGAGGACATTAATGCGCTTCAGAGAGATGTGTGTTTGAGCTTTGCAGCATGTGCTAAAGAGATTACAATGCTGGCAACATGGACTGCATACCTCAACAATGAACTTCAAAGGCTGAATGATTATATACAAATTCCAGATCTCAACAATGGGGGCCCTCAACTGTGA